A DNA window from Phragmites australis chromosome 11, lpPhrAust1.1, whole genome shotgun sequence contains the following coding sequences:
- the LOC133884767 gene encoding MAPK kinase substrate protein At1g80180-like, protein MAGLQRSSETFRRSGSSGMVWDDKNFSGEIKPAAADGAVERSRSTGHEHGGYRAAGRVPPALDPPSPRVTVCGFCRLFGGGGKGKDGGKAKAKGRRH, encoded by the coding sequence ATGGCGGGGCTGCAGCGGTCGAGCGAGACGTTCCGGCGATCGGGCTCGTCGGGGATGGTGTGGGACGACAAGAACTTCTCCGGAGAGATCAAGCCGGCGGCCGCGGACGGCGCCGTGGAGCGCAGCCGGTCGACCGGGCACGAGCACGGCGGGTACAGGGCGGCCGGGCGCGTGCCGCCAGCGCTCgacccgccgtcgccgcgcgtCACCGTGTGCGGCTTCTGCAGGctcttcggcggcggcggcaaaggAAAGGACGGCGGCAAGGCGAAGGCTAAGGGGAGGCGCCACTGA
- the LOC133885626 gene encoding probable polygalacturonase At1g80170, protein MAMSSLPLALAALTTALLLCGAAETRVLLTLDDFGAVGDGIANDTQAFLDAWTAACTSSEQAVLAVPPGKAYRIWPVQLFGPCKKKLKLLISGAIVAPASPDEWAGRDPMKWLYIYGVDDLSISGGGTIDGMGQEWWASTCKRKKTQPCYEGPRPMAVHFEECRGVSVQGVTLQNGQQFHLTFTRCSDVKASFLRVTAPADSPNTDGIHLNDSSHVQIMDNLISTGDDCVSMVGNCSDVRVKDISCGPGHGISIGSLGKNRTADMVENVKVDTCLLTNTTNGVRIKSWQGGMGFAHSLRFENIVMRNVSNPIIVDQYYCDQPTPCANQTQAVQVGKVEFVDIRGTSATEQAIKLACSDAVPCRQLELTNVNLTLEGGGQASAFCYRASGKSAGTVAPPSCLGKRDPRMLRDTTADETES, encoded by the exons ATGGCCATGTCGTCCTTGCCGCTCGCGCTCGCGGCTCTGACGACCGCGCTTCTCCTGTGCGGCGCCGCCGAGACCCGCGTCCTCCTCACGCTCGACGACTTCggcgccgtcggcgacggcatTGCCAACGACACCCAG GCTTTCTTGGACGCGTGGACCGCCGCGTGCACCTCCAGCGAGCAGGCCGTCCTCGCCGTGCCGCCCGGCAAGGCCTACCGGATCTGGCCGGTGCAGCTCTTTGGTCCCTGCAAGAAGAAGCTCAAGCTGCTG ATTTCGGGGGCGATCGTCGCGCCGGCGAGCCCCGACGAGTGGGCCGGGCGGGACCCGATGAAGTGGCTCTACATATACGGCGTGGACGACCTGTccatcagcggcggcggcaccatCGACGGCATGGGGCAGGAGTGGTGGGCAAGCACCTGCAAGCGCAAGAAGACCCAG CCTTGCTACGAGGGGCCTCGTCCAATG GCGGTGCACTTCGAGGAGTGCAGGGGAGTGAGCGTGCAGGGCGTGACGCTGCAGAACGGGCAGCAGTTCCACCTGACGTTCACGCGGTGCTCCGACGTGAAGGCCAGCTTCCTCCGGGTGACCGCGCCGGCGGACAGCCCCAACACCGACGGCATCCACCTCAACGACTCCTCCCATGTCCAGATCATGGATAACCTGATCTCGACAG GGGATGACTGCGTGTCAATGGTTGGCAATTGCTCCGATGTCCGTGTAAAAGACATTTCATGTGGCCCTGGCCATGGTATCAG CATTGGAAGCCTCGGCAAGAACCGGACCGCCGACATGGTCGAGAACGTGAAAGTGGACACCTGCTTGCTCACGAACACAACCAACGGTGTACGGATCAAGAGCTGGCAG GGAGGCATGGGGTTCGCTCACAGCCTGCGGTTCGAGAACATCGTGATGAGGAACGTCTCCAACCCCATCATCGTCGACCAGTACTACTGCGACCAACCAACACCCTGCGCGAACCAG ACGCAGGCGGTGCAGGTGGGCAAGGTGGAGTTCGTGGACATACGGGGCACGTCGGCGACGGAGCAGGCGATCAAGCTCGCGTGCAGCGacgccgtgccgtgccggcaaCTGGAGCTGACGAACGTCAACCTGACCCTGGAGGGCGGGGGGCAGGCGTCGGCCTTCTGCTACAGGGCGTCGGGGAAGAGCGCCGGCACGGTGGCGCCGCCGTCCTGCCTTGGCAAGCGCGACCCCAGAATGTTGAGAGACACAACGGCTGACGAAACCGAGTCGTGA
- the LOC133885625 gene encoding uncharacterized protein LOC133885625, giving the protein MTVEVCLSNKRRKVIPSSNVVVLPDEIMTEVFLRLPIKSILRFRAVCRSWAALLSSEEFCSLHMAATEVASTPPKLLFVSPTANFNCTAVYSCSLLGRVDDLLFTLEDARGNFVDVSPAPCRGLTLLYDGVVPAYYVCNAATRAVTRLPPCYGVPYATAGLGFDAQTKKYKVVRFFQGRGHEKQSFYCEVYTLGGEDGDHWRPVSGGVPFRFCSFARSAIWYAVFRKMQPVFMDGFLHWLIEPAFFTKMPRAAIISFSLTNETFSWIRSPPFVVSGAHLVELDGHLCMVRDLRSGFPAGSMLEIWKLKDYSSGDWSLNHRIHLSGHVPARDFLEPQVVKVIGSFGNSKSSNRILIGTSKHKVFAYDPMSETLETIHSTMGIQTSCQFEPSDTRFSLFRESLAPVHKTKEEIALSSPLAKVTKEILLRLPAESALNFKLVCKLWLRLIKRESFAHSFFLRKNMDKRPKIMLVGKGTGQQGFSFIPLNKWLQETSNEGAFLDTKVVCSKPCHGLNLVSIKKKDYLYNPSTGFHRIYLNKRAHMHQLWKLPIDSVQTEDHPFSVGNKNVGLGFNPLIQEHVTVEMFYPLKDYKSRQYYLTCSLWSCNSGHVQQLPPPPLPVSDMPPAYLEGMLYWMSEPRLGQSHKRAIVSFNNATKIFDVIPCPSCIAIWNSSSPCHAYVVELEGVLCAVLANPAVDELDIWKWELGQWYRAYTIYLKSWSDYSLGTNIVVPLAIDPTDGRVLLSTGRKLGLYNPLKQAIENSLALDQTPLFARKEQTSCLGVHPELHITKRKHVDRKSSQWKPSMDRYESFAQPSSASLGKNLSHSRDQSKEEINRMSKLMPLVPMIYEESLAYYPGAAKGRVLK; this is encoded by the coding sequence atgacggtggaggtgtgCCTGAGCAACAAGAGGAGGAAGGTCATACCATCCAGTAACGTGGTAGTGCTGCCAGATGAGATCATGACAGAGGTGTTCCTGCGGCTTCCCATCAAATCCATCCTCCGCTTCCGGGCCGTCTGCCGCTCCTGGGCTGCACTGCTCTCTTCAGAGGAATTCTGCAGCCTTCACATGGCGGCGACCGAGGTGGCATCGACACCGCCTAAGCTGTTGTTTGTCTCGCCTACAGCAAACTTCAACTGCACTGCAGTATACTCTTGCTCGCTATTGGGCCGTGTAGATGACCTATTGTTCACCCTTGAAGATGCTCGTGGCAACTTTGTGGATGTGTCGCCTGCACCTTGTCGTGGCCTCACCCTTCTATATGATGGTGTTGTGCCAGCATACTACGTCTGCAATGCAGCCACACGGGCAGTCACACGGCTGCCACCTTGCTATGGTGTGCCATATGCTACTGCTGGGCTTGGATTTGATGCACAGACCAAGAAGTACAAGGTGGTGAGGTTTTTCCAAGGGAGAGGTCATGAGAAACAATCTTTCTATTGTGAGGTCTACACACTCGGTGGTGAGGATGGGGATCACTGGAGGCCGGTTTCTGGAGGAGTACCCTTCAGGTTCTGCAGTTTTGCTCGTTCAGCTATTTGGTATGCGGTGTTCAGAAAAATGCAGCCGGTGTTTATGGATGGTTTTCTGCATTGGTTGATCGAACCTGCGTTTTTCACCAAAATGCCAAGGGCTGCTATCATATCCTTTTCTCTCACAAATGAGACCTTCAGCTGGATCCGGTCACCACCTTTTGTGGTATCAGGAGCCCACTTAGTCGAGCTTGATGGTCACTTGTGTATGGTCCGAGATCTCCGTAGTGGCTTTCCTGCCGGTAGCATGCTGGAGATTTGGAAGCTCAAGGACTACAGCTCTGGTGATTGGTCACTGAATCATCGAATCCATTTGTCAGGGCATGTGCCTGCAAGAGATTTTCTTGAGCCACAGGTTGTGAAAGTCATTGGTTCCTTTGGCAATAGCAAATCAAGTAACAGGATACTCATCGGGACATCCAAGCACAAGGTGTTTGCCTATGACCCTATGTCTGAGACTCTAGAAACCATTCACTCAACCATGGGGATTCAGACATCTTGTCAATTTGAGCCCTCTGATACCCGATTCAGTTTATTTAGAGAGAGCCTTGCGCCAGTGCATAAAACAAAGGAAGAGATTGCCCTCTCATCTCCCTTGGCTAAGGTGACTAAAGAGATCCTGCTCAGACTCCCAGCTGAATCAGCTCTAAATTTCAAACTTGTCTGTAAGCTGTGGCTCAGATTGATTAAGAGGGAAAGCTTTGCTCATTCATTCTTTTTGCGTAAGAATATGGACAAAAGGCCAAAGATCATGCTTGTTGGCAAGGGCACTGGACAACAAGGCTTCAGTTTTATTCCCTTAAACAAATGGCTTCAAGAGACATCTAATGAAGGGGCATTTCTTGACACAAAGGTTGTTTGCTCCAAGCCTTGCCATGGGTTGAATCTGGTAAGCATTAAGAAAAAGGACTATCTGTACAACCCATCTACAGGTTTTCACAGGATCTACTTGAACAAACGGGCACATATGCACCAACTGTGGAAACTACCTATTGATTCCGTTCAGACAGAAGACCACCCTTTTTCAGTCGGCAATAAGAATGTTGGCTTGGGGTTCAACCCATTGATTCAGGAGCATGTTACTGTAGAAATGTTCTATCCCTTGAAGGACTACAAATCTCGTCAATATTACTTAACATGCTCTCTGTGGAGTTGTAACTCCGGGCATGTCCAACAGCTTCCTCCACCGCCTCTTCCTGTGAGCGACATGCCTCCTGCCTATTTGGAAGGGATGCTGTACTGGATGAGCGAACCAAGGTTGGGTCAGAGTCATAAGCGGGCCATTGTCTCTTTCAACAATGCCACTAAGATTTTTGATGTCATCCCTTGCCCTTCATGCATTGCGATATGGAACAGCAGCAGTCCATGTCACGCATACGTGGTAGAGCTTGAGGGGGTGTTGTGCGCTGTTCTTGCAAATCCAGCTGTAGATGAGTTAGATATTTGGAAGTGGGAGCTTGGTCAATGGTATAGAGCATATACAATCTATTTGAAATCCTGGTCTGACTATTCCCTTGGAACAAATATTGTGGTGCCTTTGGCAATTGACCCAACAGACGGGAGGGTCCTACTAAGTACCGGGAGGAAGCTAGGTTTATATAATCCATTGAAGCAAGCAATTGAAAACTCTTTAGCACTTGATCAAACGCCACTTTTCGCACGGAAAGAGCAAACATCGTGCCTTGGAGTTCATCCGGAATTACATATTACCAAACGGAAGCATGTTGACAGAAAGTCCTCTCAATGGAAACCATCTATGGATCGGTACGAGTCTTTTGCTCAGCCTTCTAGTGCTTCATTGGGGAAGAATTTGTCACACTCCAGAGACCAATCTAAGGAGGAGATTAATAGAATGAGTAAACTTATGCCCCTTGTTCCTATGATCTATGAGGAGAGCCTAGCATATTATCCCGGTGCTGCGAAAGGAAGAGTTCTAAAGTGA